A window of Salvia splendens isolate huo1 chromosome 8, SspV2, whole genome shotgun sequence genomic DNA:
TTTTGGATTTTTGGTAgtgcatattaattaaagaaaaaaaattacaaattcgaAATTGGAAAAATAACAACTTATTTATCCAAATCACATTAATGGGAAGAGGGAACTCTAGTAGGTCATAAGAAATATCATCAATTGGACAAACTGTATATCGACACATATTAATGTCTACGTTATTAGGGAAACAAACATACATTAATTAAGTGACCAGATCAGATTAGAATTTAAAATTACCTCTACTCCGTAGCAATTATAGTTATCACAAAATGAAAAATCTAGTAGATTAGAATTTAAAATCACCTCTACTCCGTAGCAATTATAGTTATCAGAAAATGACAAATCTAGTAACCAATTAAGtgtttacattaattaataacACTTAAGATTAAACCAAAAAGTACGGCCAAACCCCATATAAAAGAATTTTATCTTAACCAACGCACTAATAAACGTGATTTTATCGACATTTTTATGagcaattaattataaatataacaCATAAACATTTGTGTTTGTCGTTATTAGTAATATTATAGTATATCGCATTTTTTGgaaaatatatgtatatcaCCACGAGATTAATGTATACTAATATCAAGGCAAAATTAACTAAGTCCCGATACAATTAACTGAGAtggcattttaattttgttaataagATACTTCAAGTATAGTAAAAAAAAGCAAATTTTAAGATTAATTTCGTTAATTTCTTCATATAATCATAAGTTCGTGACATGAAAACTTtaagattaattaaattgatttaattatgAAACCCCATAAGTAATAGGCTGAATTGCTATCTAGTTATAAAAAAAGCAAATTTTAACTTTGTGACTAGTTCAATTCTCATAGATAGCCCTTTACACAGTTCCAAATTTTTAGATAATAATAGTATTCCACAGTGTATAATTATAGCACAACTCATACtaaaaaaattgcaatttaattttcttaaaatatatTTGTCGCCTCAAGTAATTACGGCACGGATAATATTGCTCACATAATTACGTAACTAAAATCCAATTTATCCCAAATTCTCAAAACACaaaaatttactaaaaatgagTTTAGAGAAAATAGGCGAAAGGAGAGAAAGTGGAGGCCGACTTAAGTAAACCACGTGGGAAATTGCGGAAGAGAAGCGGTACATAAATAAAGAGAGCATTGCTAATTCTAGTTAACTCATGTAACACGTgatacatatttattttatttcgccATTAAACTGCtgtctttttcttttcctatttattttttttattttttgtaggaGGCAGAATTCCGTATGCGTTTCGTGTCTCACTCATATTCCTATTTATAAAATCACAACCAACGCTCCTTTCTCCTTCAAACAACGCTCCTTTCTCCTTCAAactccctcttctctctctctctcccacacAGAGTTACAAACAAACCCTCATTAGATTCATCTCTTCATCATGAAGCGCAACTGCAATTTGGAGCTTCGCCTCGTCACGCCTTCCATGTaactctccctctccctctctgaCTAATACTCTCATTTTGactgggcacgagttttaagaaatgtaatggaaagtcaGTTGAAAAAGTTATTGAAGAGTgagttctatttttatatattagttttataataattaaatgtgagttagtggaatatgaggttcattactaaaaatggtaaaaagtgaaatgtgacaaaattgaagggacggagagagtaattctTTTTGTGTTTACTTGAAAAGGTTGGATTTGAACGACGAGAGTTCGAACAAAAAGCAGCAGCTGACAATTTTCTACAATGGAAAAATGGCTTGTTGTGATGCAACGGAGCTTCAGGTAAAAAGTtcaaatcaattttattttattttatatgcatAGAATAAGTTAAGTTGCACGCGAAGCCATTTGCCCGATAATAATGTggctaattttaattaattatggcgCAGGCGAGAGCGATCATATCGCTGGCGAGCCGAGAAACGGAGGAAAAATCGAGCAAGAATTTTCCGGCGATGAATTCGCCGGTGTATAGTGCGGCGACCGGGCTGTCGATGAAGAGGTCGCTGCAGAGATTTCTGGAGAAGAGAAAGAGTAGGGCTCAAGCGATATCGCCATACTCGATTACACAATAGAGTTTTTTAgttgattaattaatgattgagtattaattagattatgagttgttttttttatataaaaaaaacgtcctttgtgggcgggaggtttaggcagacctccaacccgtaaataagatcaaaatgtaatgttccaaaaacatgatcttagcccaaaagtgactaagatcTAAACAACAACATGAAGATGCAAAATAGAGGTCCCACGAGTCGAGATCCTCCGTACTATCAAGTGGAAAAAAAACCGACTAAATATATAAGATGAAGCAAAGAAAAActatcaaaaccaaccaccaAAGAAGCTGGGTCAAaccacatctctacgtcggaaacgGAAGTTATGATATCCCATGAGTTGGTTTATTATTAATCAGATGCATATTAAGGGAATTGTTGTTGTATTGGGTTTGAGATGTTTAGCCATGTTTGATGAAATGaagtataattaattaatgcaaaTTAGTTTCAAATATATTGTTTGTTGTTAGTTAGTTGTACTACGTTTTGCACATTGTATTGTTTAATTTTGCTTCattgtttaattaatataaGAAATTATTGCTtcattgtttaattatttgtggTCTCGTGACTAGTGAGTATTAGGTGACCACGTTTTATATTTTGTTAGGACCATCACCATGTCATGCAATTCATACAATATTTATCAAAATTGTTATAATTCTCTTGGACTTTTTATTAGTTAAATATGACTTCTTCACTGTTTATAATGCACGCCATGCTCTTTTGTAGATAAAAGGTGTATATGTTTGTGTGTACGATGGGGTAGAGCCAGGTGGGGCCGGTCAGTAGGGTCGGCATACCCATCACTGGCCTCGGGGCTCAGAGTCCCCGGAGTGCCACCAAAAAACAAGGTTCATCGAGTCGATGCCACGGATGCCACGAACACCCTCGAGAAGAGGGAAGGAGGAgacaattcaatttttttttctgttttctaaaaaagagagaaattgGGTAGAGCGTGAGGAGAGACGAAGTGAGATGCAAGAAATGAAAAagtaagaatagtgtgttaaatggatggtggaaaaagtaagagagaataaagtaagaaaagtgaagagataataaagtaaaagggagATGGCATTACTTtatgccaaaaatagaaatgactcaattaacttggaacttcccaaaataaaaaaaatgaatgtaACGAAGGGAGATGGCATAAGAAAAGCTAACACGTGTCATGTCTTGAATTATTTCTAACAATGGGCTTCATCAATTTTCTTCTGTTTGTTTGTAGtagtggagtattatttataataagcCCATCCAAAAGATATTGCCATCTATTTCGGCCCTACCTAAACTttacacaattttaattaatttcaaatatacctcattttcatttcaatagataaacttatttaaaCTCAATATAAATGCTACTaactataatataaattaaatatttctctatttcctctaattttacttctataattcaaatttttaaccTTTTTATTCATATCCAATTTATtctaaaaaatgtcaaaattttcGATATTAAAAAAAGAGCTATATGTCAATATTTTCATAATATAGATACTCAGAGTCATTTGAATTGTAgtgtattttcaaaaaaataattattttagcaTTAAATTTAATGTCTTGATCAATACCACAATGTTCAATTTTTGGATCCGCCACGGTCGGTGTGTGGCTTGATTATAAGATCATAAAAACTTTGATGAGAGTGTGTATGCATACATTTCAATTGTGTTGAAGTTAATGGAATTATACGGCGCATTTGAAACGTAACAACGTTCATTAAAGGTTACGTAGATTATCTCAattcccaaaaaggaaatatagGTTCAAGATAAAAGATGAAATTTATTTTGTGGAATTTATATTTTCGGTACTCAAACTTCTTATAATTTAGGTAACTAAGTTACTTGAAATTTGCACTGacagtattattttttatgttattttggtttttggagtttcttattctaattaaGAAACTTATATTAAGAGGTAAATATTAGGAGTATTACGAAACAGATAGTAATACTCACCCACTAAGGTCTAACTCAATAATACAAACTGTTGGGCTTTAAACGAATCTAGAGTGAAGCCCAAATAGGAAGACAATCCCACAAAAATATCAAACTTATAAGCCCATTATTTATTACCAATCTACCAAAAGCCCAATGTAAACCATTGACCTAGACTAATATTAAATTCTTGGTATCCTTTTCAAATATAACTACTACACTATTTTGAGTTTTCTTCAAGAACTCAATTTTTCACACAATTAATAAATTCGTATTAACCAATCCAACTAATCCAGTcaaaaattttgaattgaaaATTTCACCATACCTAGGACATAGGCCAAGAATCTTTGATAAACATTGAAGTAGCTAAAATATTTACAAAGAGATCTCGCAAATTAGGGCTTTgttacaattatttaattggcACTAACAAGTGCCGGTGATTAAAATGTGTTACATGTATGCCACTAAGGTTACACGTGGCGAAAATCCGACGGTCGGCACACAATGATTGGGCTGCCACATCAcctaaatttatattttaagtgAATTTCGAAGCGTACACTTGTGGAACAAGAGAAAAGTGGCAATTGGATGAGAGGTCTACATCTCACAATTATGTAGCATAAGATGAGGTTATTTAGCAGACTTTTGGAAAATGGGGTCATTTTACTATTCACAATTTGTGGATTTTAGCATCAATGTTGAAAACTACACTTGAGGGGGATAGAGATTGAGCCGCAATTAGTCTATGCAATCATTGCTTAATCATGATTGATATTGCATTCTACATTCAACAAGaaatctaaattaaaaattaaccTCAAATACagaaatttaacaaatttttaAATAGTCAGTGTTCTATTATAATTTCTTGATATATACTAATTTTATAAGTAAAATGACGGAGCCAAACATTTCACACTGATCGAATATCTAAAAAGTTTTGACAGCTTGCTCAgtatttttggaaatcaaattaatctcaataaatagaaaattaaaaaatctcaaAAGAATTCAATCttattaaaatttcttgatattAATCTTAAAATAAAGAGATATATCAAAGATAGAGAAATAAATTTGTCATAGTATTAAAGCGATGATATGGAACAAATTCTCGATTTTGAAATTTAACTAATTCAtgtataaaatattactcccttcgtccccaaagaatatacactttgggttcagcatggattttaatataaaattggtaaagtgagagagaagtagagagaaaaagtaaataaagtattgttagtggagaatgagtcacaccAGAAgagacttttcaaaattagaaaatgcatattcttgtaagacggattaaaaagaaaagagtgcatattcttgtgggatgagaggagtattataaaaaaaacatttatttaacataaaaaattACCCGTATTTTGAATCATCCCTCATCTCTACCTAATACTACATGAAAATATTAAGGACAAAAGAGGGATTATGACTAGCTGTCACAATATTTTAATCTATAGAAAAACATATGGTCAAGTACCTTGAATAGGTCAAATTCATCTCTTGAGATCTTATACGGAGTATGTTACAATGTACATTTTCTTGCAATCTTTATATATAAGTAATACTTTATGTTATTTGTGAGCTATATGACATTGGTAAACATATTAGTGCACCaataaaattcaacaaaattaatactcctagtttgcaaaatcaaattttgattactttttgaGTCGTCTTTAATAGGTGGGGATATACATTGGGCCTTGAATCTCCTAGCAAGTGCACGTATGATCACTATATTGTTTATTAGCATGACAAACAAGTCATGGGCAATTAACATTATTTGTCATTTTATGACTTCTCAATTATTAAGTAAGCCAACTCACTACTAGCATGCATGCATGATCaagccatatatatatatatatagtcatgatctatggcaaacacctcttaaccatataactagagaacaaataatagctacaagatcaaaaaaatcaagggctaatattaattttcgaatttaatgagatattagctccctcaatcacaaatttactccataataacaagtcaggggtattattgtcattgcagatcgaattaaatccaaaatcatGTTAGGTGCAAAATTGAATTCATTGAGAAATTCATTGAGAAACGGCGATGAGAGGGAAGGCGAGTAGGAGGATGAGGCTGCGGAGGAGGCTGCTGACCTCGATCGCCACGAGCATGAAGTAAGGGAAGGAGGAGCGGGAGATCAGGAGCGTTCCGTCGAGATCCGCCGCGATTGAGTGGCGGTTCGAGCTGTAGGTGGTGGAGCCGTAGACGATGGAGGTGCAGTCGACGTAGACGGTGGCGGCTCGCTCGATGAAGCTGATCGGCGTCAGCGGCCTTGAATTGAGCGGACTTGGCTTCAGCTGAtccatttgattttggtttctgCGAAAGCTGTGTACaaattagtttttaattaatatcGTAATAGTATTGTTGATACGCTTAACCATATTGTAATTGAAGTCACTTTAGctattcataaaaaaacatgaaaaacataaaaaaaacaccaGGTGCGAAGAAGCGAAAATctgccaagaagaagaaggaatatcaaattcattccaacaatcacttttgtaaacaagagtgaagtaaaatcacaataggagtgatgtgttttgtaaacaagagtgaagtaaaatcacaataagagtgatgtgttttgtaaacaaaagtgaagtaaaatcagaataagagtgatgtgttttgtaaacaagagtgaagtaaaatcagaataagagtgatgtgttttgttaacaagagtgaagtaaaatcagaataagagtgatgtgttttgtaaacaagagtgaagtaaaatcattcgaatagtgatgtgttttgtaaacaaaagtgaagtaaaatcatgctaagagtgatgtattttgtaaacaagagtgaagtaaaatcagaataagagtgatgtgttttgtaaacaagagtgaagtaaaatcagaataagagtgatgtgttttgtaaacaagagtgaagtaaaatcaaaataagagtgatgtgttttgtaaacaagagtgaagtaaaatcagaataagagtgatgtgttttgttaacaagagtgaagtaaatcacaataagagtgatgtgttttgtaaacaagagtgaagtaaaatcattcgaatagtgatgtgttttgtaaacaaaagtgaagtaaaatcatgctaagagtgatgagttttgtaaacaagagcgaagtaaaatcagaataagagtgatgtgttttgttaacaagagtgaagtaaaatcagaataaaagtgatgtgttttgtaaacaagagtgaagtaaaatcagaataagagtgatgtgttttgttaacaagagtgaagtaaaatcagaataagagtgatgtgttttgttaacaaaacacaataagagtgatgtgttttgtaaacaagagtgaagtaaaatcacaataagagtgatgtgttttgtaaacaagagtgaagtaaaattttTTATACTCATTCATGTGGCAGAGCAAAAATCCATAATTGGATTTATATTTCTGATCACTATcctatacacttaagattagttatatcttgatcactatcctatatatatatatatatatatataggggtgcattataatgataaccccaatttccgtaataaccctataaccaaatctggaccacacatttttaaaatcacgcggttgatattcaaacttagatttacttcataaaaaaaagcgcgggggtaaatatgtcatttcgctcatgataaaatttacgtatccaaatttcgctcatttaatttctgaatttcgctcattttatcagtcagtcaaaagtatcattttatcaactcagagtatcattctatccggcaaaactatcattctatgcaataaatctaacatatatcattttatcagtcagtcaaaaatatcattttatcaactcagagtatcattctatccggcaaaactatcatatattctatgcaataaacctaacatatatcattttatcattttatcagtcagtcaaaagtatcattttatcaactcagagtatcattctatccggcaaaactatcattctatgcaataa
This region includes:
- the LOC121743995 gene encoding protein TIFY 5-like encodes the protein MKRNCNLELRLVTPSMLDLNDESSNKKQQLTIFYNGKMACCDATELQARAIISLASRETEEKSSKNFPAMNSPVYSAATGLSMKRSLQRFLEKRKSRAQAISPYSITQ